In a single window of the Acetivibrio clariflavus DSM 19732 genome:
- the fliY gene encoding flagellar motor switch phosphatase FliY, translating to MGDMLSQEEIDALLSGGSNSSVDNSANAGGSDELSSQEMDALGEIGNISMGTSATTLYALLGQKVIITTPQVDVCSWEEVYQQFSTGYVAVKVEYTEGLYGVNLLLLKENDAKIITDLMMGGDGSNTDGELTDLHLSAIGEAMNQMIGSAATSMSSIFEKKVDISPPKAFCMSFDENSESVFYPGDKMVKVAFKMVIGQLVDSEIMQLLPLDFAKSLVENLMNSNAGGKSQSENNNVSSQKNEPQGQNLSQQQQYPQQQYPQQQHYQSHQEMDQQYYGPNPQTRIKDPVNVQAAQFQSFDDGMVSFEKRNIGLIMDVPLQVTVELGRTNKKIRDILELGPGSIIELDKLAGEPVDILVNGKAIAKGEVVVIDESFGVRITDIIHPSKRL from the coding sequence ATGGGAGACATGTTGTCGCAAGAAGAAATTGATGCTTTACTAAGCGGAGGATCAAATTCTTCAGTTGATAATAGTGCCAATGCTGGAGGAAGTGATGAACTTTCCAGTCAGGAGATGGATGCTTTAGGAGAAATAGGTAATATTAGCATGGGCACATCAGCTACTACACTTTATGCTTTGCTTGGACAAAAAGTAATAATTACTACTCCTCAAGTCGATGTCTGTTCATGGGAAGAAGTTTATCAACAGTTTAGTACAGGCTATGTGGCTGTAAAAGTAGAGTACACGGAAGGTTTATATGGTGTGAATCTTCTTTTGTTAAAGGAAAATGATGCTAAAATAATCACCGATTTAATGATGGGCGGCGATGGAAGTAATACGGATGGGGAACTTACCGACCTTCATTTAAGTGCTATCGGTGAAGCCATGAATCAGATGATTGGTTCGGCAGCAACTTCTATGTCGTCGATATTTGAAAAAAAGGTGGATATATCTCCTCCAAAAGCCTTCTGTATGTCGTTTGATGAAAATAGCGAAAGTGTCTTCTATCCAGGGGATAAAATGGTTAAAGTAGCATTTAAGATGGTAATAGGCCAATTGGTTGATAGCGAAATTATGCAGTTATTACCTTTGGATTTTGCCAAGTCTTTGGTGGAGAACCTTATGAATTCAAACGCTGGAGGCAAATCGCAGTCAGAAAATAATAATGTATCTTCTCAGAAAAACGAACCGCAAGGTCAGAATTTATCTCAGCAGCAGCAGTATCCTCAGCAGCAATATCCGCAACAGCAGCATTATCAATCGCATCAGGAAATGGATCAGCAATATTACGGACCAAATCCTCAAACGAGAATCAAAGACCCTGTTAACGTTCAGGCAGCACAATTTCAATCATTTGATGATGGTATGGTATCCTTTGAAAAAAGGAATATCGGATTAATAATGGATGTTCCTTTGCAGGTTACTGTTGAGTTGGGAAGAACAAATAAAAAGATAAGGGATATTTTAGAACTTGGTCCGGGATCTATAATCGAGCTGGATAAACTCGCAGGTGAACCTGTAGATATACTTGTAAACGGTAAAGCAATTGCTAAAGGTGAAGTAGTGGTAATAGATGAAAGCTTTGGCGTAAGAATTACCGATATTATACACCCCTCAAAGAGACTTTAA
- the fliM gene encoding flagellar motor switch protein FliM: MGDILSQSEIDELLKALNTGELDVQNITTAPEDRKIRNHDFRRPSKFAKDHIKTLNVIHDNYARLLSNFLSGYLRTLVQIQVISVEAIAYYEFNNSISNPAVLAIVDFSPLSGSIIFEMAPSIAYVLIDRILGGKGYPMDKIREFTEVELAIIERIIVQVLNLMREPWENVMAIKPRLEKIETNAQFAQIISANEMVALVTLSAKIGEVEGMINICIPHMVVEPIVPKLSTKYWFTKNEKEKNNENKDTIEQKIENTKIPVRAILGRTTILVNDFLDLQPGDVIPLDSSINGNLEILVGDLLKFYGTPGVKRNRIAVKVTEIVKGEEEE, from the coding sequence ATGGGTGATATTCTGTCACAAAGCGAAATAGATGAGCTGCTAAAAGCGCTGAATACTGGAGAACTGGATGTACAGAATATTACAACTGCACCTGAAGATAGGAAAATAAGAAATCACGATTTCAGAAGGCCCAGTAAGTTTGCCAAGGATCATATAAAGACTCTGAATGTTATACATGATAACTATGCAAGATTGCTGTCAAACTTTTTATCGGGTTATTTGAGAACTCTTGTTCAAATTCAGGTTATTTCAGTTGAGGCTATTGCTTATTATGAATTTAACAATTCAATATCGAATCCGGCTGTTCTGGCTATTGTTGATTTTTCACCCTTATCCGGATCGATTATTTTTGAGATGGCCCCGTCGATTGCTTATGTTTTAATTGACAGAATACTTGGGGGCAAAGGATATCCGATGGATAAAATCAGGGAATTTACTGAAGTGGAACTTGCCATAATTGAAAGAATAATTGTCCAGGTTTTAAACCTTATGAGAGAGCCCTGGGAAAATGTAATGGCAATAAAGCCGAGATTGGAGAAAATTGAAACTAATGCTCAATTTGCTCAGATAATATCGGCAAACGAAATGGTGGCCTTGGTAACACTTAGTGCAAAAATAGGTGAAGTAGAAGGAATGATAAACATTTGTATTCCGCATATGGTGGTTGAACCGATTGTTCCGAAACTTAGCACAAAATACTGGTTTACAAAAAACGAGAAAGAAAAAAACAATGAAAACAAGGATACCATTGAGCAAAAAATTGAAAATACTAAGATACCTGTCAGAGCAATTTTAGGAAGGACTACAATATTGGTAAACGATTTTCTGGATTTGCAGCCTGGAGATGTTATACCATTGGATTCAAGTATTAACGGTAATCTTGAAATATTGGTCGGTGACCTTTTAAAGTTCTATGGAACTCCTGGTGTAAAAAGAAACAGGATTGCTGTAAAGGTAACTGAAATTGTAAAAGGAGAGGAGGAAGAGTAG
- a CDS encoding flagellar basal body-associated FliL family protein, translated as MEGKSTSFIILICVVAFLSLALALLSGYVLFMGGSSKGQAANNKTITVPKDSELAVEQIFSSNTAFNLKTTNNDKNIHVILVSAQIQYFAKFEGIKDTTAKIQANKGKLAEMVGTYFQNLTIDDVKKPEAKEKARSDLKKMMNEYLLQNEEANGELVYSIIFDYWFYQ; from the coding sequence TTGGAAGGCAAAAGCACCAGTTTCATCATTCTAATCTGTGTAGTGGCATTTCTTTCATTGGCTTTGGCATTATTGTCCGGATATGTGCTTTTTATGGGTGGTAGTTCTAAAGGACAAGCCGCCAACAACAAAACAATAACTGTACCCAAAGACAGTGAGTTGGCCGTGGAACAGATATTTTCATCAAATACTGCCTTTAATTTAAAAACAACCAATAACGATAAAAACATCCATGTCATTTTGGTAAGTGCCCAAATCCAATATTTTGCCAAGTTTGAAGGCATTAAGGACACCACTGCAAAAATACAGGCAAACAAAGGTAAACTTGCGGAAATGGTGGGCACATATTTTCAAAATTTAACCATTGATGATGTCAAGAAACCTGAGGCAAAAGAAAAAGCAAGGTCTGACCTTAAAAAGATGATGAACGAATATCTTTTGCAGAACGAGGAAGCAAACGGTGAATTGGTATACAGTATTATATTCGACTATTGGTTCTATCAGTAG
- a CDS encoding flagellar FlbD family protein, whose protein sequence is MIELTRLNGIKFVLNCELIESLEETPDTVISTTNGKKIVVAENVDEVVKKVIEYKRKIFCNLMSNN, encoded by the coding sequence ATGATTGAATTAACCAGGTTAAATGGTATAAAATTTGTCTTAAATTGCGAATTAATAGAAAGTCTTGAGGAAACACCAGATACTGTTATTTCTACAACCAACGGCAAGAAAATTGTTGTTGCCGAGAATGTCGATGAGGTTGTCAAAAAAGTAATAGAATATAAAAGAAAGATATTCTGCAATTTAATGTCTAATAATTAA
- a CDS encoding flagellar hook protein FlgE: MMRSMFSGVSGLRAHQTKMDVIGNNISNVNTVAFKSGRVTFEQVFSQTLQGASAPDPVSGRGGTNPMQIGLGIGVNTIDTIMTNGSTQRTDNPTDLAIEGDGFFIVKGGNSDTFHFTRAGNFGLDKAGNLVTGGGLNVYGWQVYSRQPDGTYVFDTEAEIEPINLYEDATNKNKRIIPAKATTFAVISGNLDASYAALGSAAASAGNVQFTIPMTIYDSLGNPYTINVDFWKIEAGSSGTVWNWAINTGNGVTASSASGSFEFDTQGKIKPGASVTPSITVIPPATVGTEPINIKLDFSKLTMYAADSSAKTTNIDGYSSGTLVNFSIGSDGVITGIYSNGQQQPLGLIALAVFDNPAGLLKSGENLYTPTTNSGDFKKAVKPGTNGAGDLNPGTLEMSNVDLSYEFTEMIITQRGFQANSRIITTSDEMLQELVNLKR, translated from the coding sequence ATGATGAGATCAATGTTTTCAGGTGTATCTGGTCTGCGTGCTCATCAAACAAAAATGGACGTAATCGGTAATAATATTTCCAATGTTAATACAGTTGCGTTCAAGTCAGGCAGAGTAACTTTCGAGCAAGTATTCAGCCAAACATTACAAGGTGCCAGTGCTCCGGACCCGGTAAGTGGGAGAGGCGGTACCAATCCAATGCAGATAGGCTTAGGTATAGGTGTTAATACTATTGACACTATTATGACAAACGGAAGTACTCAGAGGACAGACAATCCCACTGACCTTGCCATAGAAGGCGACGGATTCTTTATTGTAAAAGGCGGCAATTCCGATACATTCCACTTTACGAGAGCAGGAAATTTCGGACTTGACAAAGCCGGAAATCTGGTAACCGGTGGCGGATTGAATGTATATGGATGGCAGGTATATTCTAGGCAGCCCGACGGTACTTATGTGTTTGATACCGAAGCAGAGATTGAGCCTATAAACCTGTATGAAGATGCTACAAATAAAAATAAGAGAATAATTCCGGCCAAAGCAACTACCTTTGCCGTTATATCGGGTAACCTGGATGCCTCATATGCAGCATTGGGAAGTGCGGCAGCCTCGGCAGGAAATGTTCAATTTACCATACCAATGACTATTTATGACTCATTGGGAAATCCATACACCATAAATGTTGATTTTTGGAAGATAGAGGCGGGAAGCAGCGGAACTGTATGGAACTGGGCTATCAATACAGGAAATGGTGTTACTGCTTCATCGGCAAGCGGAAGCTTTGAATTTGATACACAAGGAAAGATTAAGCCCGGTGCTTCGGTTACTCCTTCCATAACGGTAATTCCACCGGCGACTGTTGGTACTGAACCCATTAATATTAAACTTGATTTTTCAAAACTGACAATGTATGCTGCTGACAGCTCGGCAAAAACTACAAATATAGACGGATATTCCTCAGGTACACTTGTTAATTTCAGTATCGGATCTGACGGAGTTATTACCGGAATTTACAGCAACGGGCAGCAACAGCCTCTGGGGTTAATTGCCTTGGCGGTATTTGACAACCCTGCAGGACTTTTGAAGTCAGGAGAAAATTTATATACACCTACGACAAACTCCGGTGATTTCAAAAAAGCTGTGAAACCCGGCACTAACGGTGCAGGAGATTTGAATCCAGGTACTCTGGAAATGTCTAATGTTGATCTGTCATATGAATTTACAGAAATGATTATTACACAGAGAGGTTTCCAGGCTAACAGCAGGATAATTACAACCTCTGATGAAATGTTACAGGAACTGGTTAACTTAAAAAGGTAA
- a CDS encoding TIGR02530 family flagellar biosynthesis protein yields the protein MIINNNIYNHINRVSEKQLNNSGANKAKESVHNSFDSILKEEIRKTSDVKFSKHAQMRLETRNIKISDLQMQKISKALDKAEQKGVRDSLVMVDDIALVVNVKNRTVITAVNSNELKENVFTNIDGAVFT from the coding sequence ATGATAATAAACAACAACATCTATAACCATATAAACCGTGTATCGGAAAAACAGCTGAACAATTCCGGAGCCAATAAAGCAAAGGAATCGGTGCATAACAGTTTTGACAGTATTTTAAAAGAAGAAATAAGGAAGACATCGGATGTAAAATTTTCAAAGCATGCACAGATGCGATTGGAAACAAGAAATATCAAAATTTCCGACTTACAGATGCAAAAAATATCAAAAGCTTTGGATAAAGCAGAACAAAAAGGTGTAAGAGATTCTTTGGTTATGGTGGATGATATAGCTTTGGTAGTAAACGTTAAGAATAGGACAGTTATTACCGCAGTAAACAGCAACGAACTTAAGGAAAATGTTTTTACCAATATTGATGGCGCTGTTTTCACATAG
- a CDS encoding flagellar hook capping FlgD N-terminal domain-containing protein — protein MSIDSVNYQKTIEQIIDETTGNKKTKRNTGELGKDEFMNLLVTQLQYQDPLNPQDDTQFIAQMAQFSALEQMQNLNASYSATKAFGMIGKLISANVSGDSGGTNSIVGEVTSVKMKSGKAYVVVNGTDISVDDVVEVAEATSEFNLSNLSEYTGLIGYDCRGYVYDPDTRAIVGVSGVVKEVTKGAYENYAVMDGVSVNIFAVNGIYNSGNSTYIEKYLSNNKGMEVSVIVSDDSGNEVPVKAILNDFSISENGKIKAVLDSVKVPVDSIVSIKAARAESDTEGNDDIADDIPTADI, from the coding sequence ATGAGCATAGATTCAGTAAACTATCAAAAAACCATTGAGCAAATAATTGACGAAACAACCGGAAATAAAAAAACAAAAAGAAATACCGGTGAACTTGGCAAAGACGAATTCATGAACCTGTTGGTTACACAGCTTCAATATCAGGATCCTTTAAATCCCCAGGATGATACTCAATTTATTGCACAAATGGCTCAGTTTAGTGCATTGGAACAAATGCAGAATTTAAACGCCAGTTATTCAGCTACAAAGGCTTTCGGTATGATTGGAAAGTTAATCAGTGCTAATGTTTCGGGGGATTCCGGCGGTACAAATTCCATAGTTGGCGAAGTGACAAGTGTAAAGATGAAAAGCGGAAAAGCCTATGTTGTTGTAAACGGCACTGACATCTCGGTGGATGATGTAGTTGAAGTTGCAGAAGCAACAAGTGAGTTTAACTTGTCGAATTTATCCGAATATACAGGCCTTATAGGATACGATTGCCGAGGATATGTTTATGACCCCGATACACGTGCTATTGTTGGAGTTAGCGGTGTTGTAAAAGAGGTTACCAAAGGTGCCTATGAGAATTATGCAGTAATGGATGGTGTATCAGTAAATATATTTGCTGTGAACGGAATTTATAATTCCGGAAATTCAACTTATATAGAAAAGTATCTTTCCAACAATAAAGGCATGGAGGTGTCGGTAATAGTATCCGATGATTCAGGTAATGAGGTGCCTGTCAAAGCAATTCTTAATGACTTCAGTATCTCTGAAAATGGAAAAATAAAAGCGGTACTGGATAGTGTTAAGGTTCCGGTGGACAGTATAGTAAGTATAAAGGCAGCCAGGGCAGAAAGCGATACTGAAGGAAATGACGATATAGCTGATGACATCCCGACGGCGGACATTTAG
- a CDS encoding flagellar hook-length control protein FliK, whose product MIENSLIAGFLTQSANTLPVTGRKETANFRNFNGFAEKLNAAVEKNSANSRIIQAKNNAKTENRIDNSIGLNSKAYEPDRDSKVKTYKDVAGEKGQVSSKREVSYDKKNKKLDRTKKEVQSEADIVEESLAEILNISIEELRMILKALNFDSGDLIDETKTIEISQKISDLFGLNAEQRDTLAKITDFIANEAKKLVNDIQNQGNYNEISVDKSGWIKLEGIDMQVIDKRQAMFSENTTLLGNKLKESLDRLENELHSEPEKLFESISSSIKKLTSDNANFVNIIGSKEDDLDYLEIAAEDTLEPEDTIFPDDSIKTEEKGNTSSDSNSQKTDLQDNQKNYEVINNTQYSQLNEIGSIISNQRIYGPDDAAKIKSEINVSGKEIITQIVNKAKVVLTDEKSEMIIDLKPDHLGKLSLKIVTERGSVVAKFIADSEQVKAAIESNMDNLKESLNKQGFSIQDFSVSVRQDSKKGFGESRDFSKNNGSPNKGEKIATIAASNVEEKHRILNPYMVNNSSIDLTA is encoded by the coding sequence ATGATAGAGAATAGCTTAATTGCAGGCTTTTTGACTCAATCTGCAAACACGTTACCTGTTACCGGAAGAAAAGAAACAGCCAATTTCCGAAACTTTAACGGTTTTGCTGAAAAATTAAATGCTGCTGTTGAAAAAAACTCTGCCAATAGTAGAATCATTCAAGCAAAAAATAATGCTAAGACAGAAAACCGGATAGATAACAGTATTGGATTGAACTCTAAAGCTTATGAACCGGACAGGGACAGTAAAGTAAAGACTTATAAAGATGTTGCCGGTGAGAAGGGACAAGTATCTTCAAAGAGGGAAGTAAGCTACGACAAAAAGAATAAAAAACTTGACAGGACTAAAAAAGAAGTTCAAAGTGAGGCCGATATAGTCGAGGAAAGCTTGGCTGAAATACTGAATATTAGTATTGAAGAGCTTAGAATGATTTTAAAAGCGCTTAATTTTGATTCCGGGGACTTGATTGACGAGACCAAAACAATTGAAATTTCTCAAAAAATATCCGACCTTTTTGGATTAAACGCTGAACAAAGGGATACTCTTGCAAAAATAACGGATTTTATTGCAAATGAAGCAAAAAAACTGGTAAATGACATTCAAAATCAAGGTAATTATAATGAAATCAGCGTAGACAAAAGCGGTTGGATTAAGCTTGAAGGCATTGATATGCAGGTGATTGATAAGCGGCAGGCTATGTTCTCTGAGAATACAACATTGTTAGGGAACAAGCTCAAGGAATCGCTTGACAGATTGGAGAATGAACTGCATAGTGAGCCGGAGAAGCTTTTTGAAAGTATCTCAAGCAGTATTAAAAAACTTACTTCTGATAATGCAAATTTTGTAAACATTATAGGTAGTAAAGAAGATGATTTGGATTATTTGGAAATTGCTGCTGAGGATACTTTGGAGCCTGAAGATACTATTTTTCCTGATGATTCTATAAAAACTGAAGAAAAAGGAAACACTTCCAGCGATAGCAACTCACAAAAAACTGATCTTCAAGATAATCAAAAAAACTATGAAGTAATAAACAACACTCAATATTCGCAGCTGAATGAAATTGGCAGTATTATAAGCAATCAGAGGATATATGGTCCCGATGATGCAGCAAAGATAAAAAGCGAAATAAATGTATCGGGAAAGGAAATAATCACTCAGATTGTCAACAAGGCAAAAGTAGTTTTAACCGATGAGAAGAGTGAAATGATAATTGACTTGAAGCCTGACCACCTTGGAAAGCTGTCTCTTAAGATTGTTACAGAAAGAGGCTCTGTAGTTGCTAAATTTATAGCGGACAGTGAACAGGTTAAAGCTGCTATTGAGTCAAATATGGACAACCTTAAGGAATCTCTTAACAAACAAGGTTTTTCAATACAGGATTTCAGTGTGTCGGTTAGACAGGATTCCAAAAAAGGCTTTGGTGAAAGCCGTGACTTTTCCAAAAATAACGGCAGTCCCAATAAAGGTGAGAAGATAGCAACAATTGCAGCATCAAATGTTGAAGAAAAGCATCGGATATTGAATCCTTACATGGTAAACAACAGTAGTATTGATTTGACTGCCTAA